The sequence below is a genomic window from Desertifilum tharense IPPAS B-1220.
TATCCTAACTCTTCTAGACTAATGAGAAGTTGGACAATCGCTCCCCAAGCTTCCCCTTCACTTGTAGGCTCCAATGTTAAGGGATTTAAAGGACGAATACGTTGCCAAATTTCTACCAGTGCGGAGACAGGTAAAGTTTGACTGACCAAAGGCAGCAAACACGCCACCATCAGGCTATCGATGACCAGAGGGCCAGGTACAATTGGGAGAAACTGAGTCAGCTCTAGAACCTGCTGTTGTACAATACAATGTTGCATCGTTTCATAGAGAGCAGGCGTCCTCAGTTGGGGATGGAAGGAGACTTGGGCGTTTTGCCATTCTTGATCTGTCCATTCCGACGGAGATTCCGCAGGCTCTTCTAGATTAGGGTGTCCGCACCAAAATTCGAGGGTCGGGTGAATGGGGTTCAACAGTTCAAATAGTTGTAGCTGTTCGCTGAGGGACATTTCTGCAAGGCGCAGGGTCAAAAAAATTGGTAGGTCTTCAATATTTTGGAATAAAGTTTCTAAATCCCACTGCTTCGCCCGTACCATACTGATAAACTCTAGATTGGCACTTTCCAGACCATTGAACAGTTCTGAGAATCGAAAGCCTTTAATGCTAGGAAACAAGTAGTCTCGCAGAATTGCTGCTTCACCGGCTTCTGTGCTGTGCTTAGGTAGCCAAGTTAGCTCTTTTAAAAGATTTCCCTTATTAAGCAACCCCATCATCTCTCGGACTTTGGCAATTTCATTTTTGTCTGGGGTATCTTGAAGCAGACCTAA
It includes:
- a CDS encoding methyltransferase domain-containing protein, which encodes MSEIALEQSSFNSPVVLYTYSFVTASYLRHQKIVALQDKKIVDLNCGNGYSTLALALANPSAKILALNCSATAIEIAQRHLQHYGLQNVEFQVCPLERFGEITQKFDYINAENALDQFSDAAVGFQLLQNKLQPDGIIRVKVDSAIARFYNYRAKGFFAELGLLQDTPDKNEIAKVREMMGLLNKGNLLKELTWLPKHSTEAGEAAILRDYLFPSIKGFRFSELFNGLESANLEFISMVRAKQWDLETLFQNIEDLPIFLTLRLAEMSLSEQLQLFELLNPIHPTLEFWCGHPNLEEPAESPSEWTDQEWQNAQVSFHPQLRTPALYETMQHCIVQQQVLELTQFLPIVPGPLVIDSLMVACLLPLVSQTLPVSALVEIWQRIRPLNPLTLEPTSEGEAWGAIVQLLISLEELGYVLLERPS